The following are encoded together in the Dermacoccus nishinomiyaensis genome:
- a CDS encoding glycosyltransferase family 2 protein, which yields MIETQPTEPGPDLSVIICVLNGAHVIRQQLDALRAQRSRIRWEVIVADNGSTDDTRDVVEGIARNFPVPLRVIDASAKKGAGAARNSGAQESRARFLAFCDCDDQVAEGWVQAAHDGLLAHDVVAGLNREMREPFDPDAPILNPECVVRGSFGNAVMSGNARSAAMSSSRPGASTQPCLHTASRTSSFPSGWPCGWEPMWQRHRTCSCTSAPPATSMCYSARSIRRRAAKYSCGTATRSSTNACTGSLDLSREL from the coding sequence ATGATCGAGACGCAGCCAACCGAGCCAGGGCCTGACCTCAGTGTCATCATCTGCGTGCTCAACGGCGCGCACGTCATCCGACAGCAGTTGGACGCGCTACGCGCCCAACGCTCGCGCATCCGCTGGGAGGTCATCGTCGCGGACAACGGTTCCACCGACGACACGCGGGATGTGGTCGAGGGGATCGCTCGAAATTTTCCCGTGCCCCTGCGGGTCATCGACGCCTCTGCGAAGAAGGGTGCCGGGGCAGCCCGCAACAGCGGAGCCCAAGAGAGTCGCGCCCGATTTCTCGCGTTCTGTGATTGTGACGACCAGGTGGCCGAAGGATGGGTCCAAGCAGCCCATGACGGGTTGCTGGCCCATGACGTCGTGGCAGGGCTCAACCGTGAGATGCGCGAGCCCTTCGACCCGGACGCGCCGATATTGAACCCCGAATGTGTCGTACGCGGTAGCTTCGGCAACGCCGTGATGAGCGGCAACGCGCGTTCCGCCGCGATGTCTTCTTCGCGGCCGGGGGCTTCGACACAGCCCTGCCTCCATACGGCATCGAGGACTTCGAGCTTTCCATCCGGCTGGCCCTGCGGGTGGGAGCCGATGTGGCAGCGGCACCGGACATGCTCATGTACTTCCGCCCCACCAGCGACAAGCATGTGCTACTCCGCAAGGTCTATTCGGCGTCGTGCGGCGAAGTACTCGTGTGGCACCGCCACCCGGAGCTCTACCAACGCCTGCACCGGCTCCCTAGACTTGTCACGAGAGCTGTGA
- a CDS encoding glycosyltransferase family protein, with protein MRVPVQAWGRGWSDHPYDRARTWRLTSRGIPSGRDVPGTDALAIMRNSIATLNIHGDQDGFTMRTFEAAGVSAVQLVDRVDVEEYYVPGEEVLVFEGHDELVALARDVMARPSSYAALREQGRRRTLAEHTLRHRAEALEHLWGSE; from the coding sequence GTGCGGGTCCCCGTGCAGGCGTGGGGGAGAGGATGGTCGGATCACCCGTATGACCGCGCGCGGACGTGGCGTCTCACGAGCAGGGGGATCCCCAGTGGCCGAGACGTGCCCGGCACGGACGCCCTCGCGATCATGCGCAACAGCATCGCGACACTCAACATCCACGGTGACCAGGATGGCTTCACGATGCGCACGTTCGAAGCCGCCGGTGTCAGCGCCGTTCAGCTGGTCGACCGAGTCGACGTGGAGGAGTACTACGTGCCCGGCGAGGAAGTGCTCGTCTTCGAGGGCCACGACGAGCTCGTCGCGCTCGCGCGGGATGTCATGGCCCGCCCTTCGTCCTACGCCGCGTTGCGAGAGCAGGGGCGTCGCCGCACGCTGGCCGAGCACACGCTGCGGCATCGCGCCGAAGCACTGGAGCACTTGTGGGGGTCCGAATGA